From the genome of Candidatus Stygibacter australis, one region includes:
- a CDS encoding pseudouridine-5'-phosphate glycosidase, translated as RIYHKQIELGLKSGILIANPVPVEDEIPWSEMAVIIDQALAEMQAMKITGKAVTPFLLRKITELTAGNSLETNIKLVENNVKLACRIAGELYND; from the coding sequence AGGATATATCATAAACAAATAGAACTTGGCCTTAAAAGCGGGATCCTGATCGCTAATCCAGTACCCGTGGAAGATGAAATACCGTGGTCAGAAATGGCAGTGATCATTGATCAGGCACTGGCTGAGATGCAGGCAATGAAGATAACCGGTAAAGCAGTAACACCATTTTTACTGAGAAAAATTACAGAACTAACAGCAGGTAATTCATTGGAAACTAATATCAAACTTGTGGAAAACAATGTAAAACTTGCCTGCCGGATTGCAGGAGAATTATATAATGACTAA
- a CDS encoding GNAT family N-acetyltransferase produces the protein MTKIVIRDYQEKDFKAIERIWQECGWLEGSMESTMQEIIKDSHIKVAEIDGSVEASAMATDAQVQYLDEVIQANVINAVTVSLVARKIGLANKALAALLADEAEKGVPLSVLGMFEQGFYDKLGYGTGSYFRQLHVDPAELNIPVKCRIPKRLSKDDFQAIHQNRLNRIKLHGRFDMLSPIATKSEMEFHKKSFGLGYYNEAGRLTHHLWIDPSDQESGPYYIVWYAYETNEQLLELLALLQSFNNQVREISITEPADIQLLDFMKKPIHSKVVTKGNKFQNYLNSYAYWQLRLLDPIACLEQTSLHTEDLELNLILSDPIEQYLPVDSKWRGCGGKYTLLLGKKCCLRKDFKADLPVLSASINAFSRMWLGLKPASGLACSDDLAADADLLNQLDNAFCLPEPQPDWWF, from the coding sequence ATGACTAAGATAGTGATAAGAGATTATCAGGAAAAAGATTTCAAGGCAATAGAGCGTATCTGGCAGGAATGTGGCTGGTTGGAAGGCAGTATGGAAAGCACAATGCAGGAAATCATCAAAGATTCCCACATCAAAGTGGCTGAAATTGATGGCTCTGTGGAAGCTTCTGCCATGGCTACTGATGCCCAGGTGCAATACCTGGATGAAGTAATCCAGGCAAATGTCATCAATGCCGTCACAGTGTCACTGGTAGCTCGTAAAATCGGTTTGGCAAACAAAGCTCTGGCAGCACTGCTGGCTGATGAAGCAGAAAAAGGTGTGCCGCTTAGTGTACTGGGCATGTTTGAGCAGGGTTTTTATGATAAACTGGGATACGGGACTGGAAGTTATTTCAGGCAATTGCATGTTGATCCCGCAGAATTGAATATTCCGGTAAAATGCCGGATACCCAAAAGACTATCCAAAGATGATTTCCAGGCAATTCACCAAAATAGATTAAATAGAATTAAGCTGCATGGCAGATTTGACATGCTTTCACCTATAGCTACAAAATCGGAGATGGAATTCCACAAGAAGAGCTTTGGTTTGGGATATTATAATGAAGCCGGCAGACTAACTCATCATCTCTGGATTGATCCCAGCGACCAGGAAAGTGGTCCTTATTATATTGTCTGGTATGCTTATGAAACTAATGAACAGCTTCTGGAACTACTGGCACTATTGCAAAGTTTCAATAACCAGGTGCGTGAAATATCTATTACAGAACCTGCTGATATTCAACTTCTTGATTTCATGAAAAAGCCCATCCACAGCAAAGTAGTCACCAAAGGCAACAAGTTCCAGAATTATCTGAATTCCTATGCCTACTGGCAGCTAAGACTGCTTGATCCCATCGCCTGTCTGGAACAAACTTCTCTGCATACCGAAGATCTGGAACTTAATCTAATACTGAGTGATCCTATTGAACAATACCTGCCCGTTGATAGTAAATGGCGGGGATGTGGTGGAAAATATACACTGCTTCTGGGTAAAAAGTGTTGCCTGAGAAAAGACTTTAAGGCTGATCTGCCTGTCCTCTCAGCAAGTATAAATGCCTTCAGTAGAATGTGGCTGGGATTGAAGCCAGCCAGTGGTCTGGCATGCAGTGACGATCTGGCAGCTGATGCTGATTTATTGAACCAGCTTGATAATGCCTTCTGCCTTCCTGAACCTCAACCCGACTGGTGGTTTTAA